ATGTTCATCAACCCAGTCGGGGTAGGTGCGTCCGGATGGATAGCAATGGGGCTTGCCCAAGCAATCATGGCCGGAATAATAATCTTGCTCTGGCAACAAAAACATGCTGCTGCTTAAAGATGCTTGGGTTATATGCCTGCTAACACGCACACGCAGACAAAAACATGGGCATGGGGATACTGCAGTAGGCTAGGAACGCATTTTTAATAATGTGTTACACATTCGCAGCCAAACGCGAAATAGTTTTTGCCAAGGTAATGAAGATGCAGAAAGATAAACCCCTATGACCCAACTACAAACCCGCCGAGAGGACACTCGGGTGGCGGCAGCCACCATCATTGGAACCGCCATTGAATGGTACGATTTCTTCCTCTACGCTGCCGCAGCTGGCCTGGTGTTTAACAAAACATTCTTCGCCACCGGCGACGGTGCAGTTGCAACCATCTTGTCATTCCTCACCGTAGGCCTATCCTTCTTGTTCCGCCCACTCGGCGCGTTCCTCGCAGGGCATTTCGGCGACCGCATCGGGCGTCGAAAAGTTCTCATGATCACTTTGGTCGGCATGGGGGTTGCCACCACCTTGATCGGACTGTTGCCCACCTACGCAACAATCGGCATCGCCGCGCCACTCATCCTGATCGCACTGCGCATCGTGCAGGGAATCTCCGCTGGCGGCGAATGGGGCGGTGCAGTACTCATGGCGGTCGAACACGCACCGGCTGGGCGACGCGGCTTATTTGGCGCATTCCCGCAGATTGGCGTGCCCATCGGCCTGCTCATGTCCTCCGGCATGATGGCGTTGATGACCACCATCGCGCCGGGTGAGGCATTCTTGGAATGGGGGTGGCGCGTTCCATTCCTATTCAGTTTTGTACTCATCTTCATCGGCCACTACATCCGGCATGGCGTGGCCGAATCCCCAGTCTTTGCCGAAATCGCAGAGCGCAAGGAAGTAACCAAAAATCCGCTTGGGAAAATGCTGCGCTACAACTTCGTGGTGGTTTTCCTCGCCGCCCTAGTATTTGCCGGTAACGGCGCATCCGGCTACATGACCACCGGTGGTTTCATCCAAAACTTTGCGACGAACCCCGACGGTCCCATCGGTCTAGAACGCGGTCCGGTTCTTCTTGCGGTCACCGGTTCCGCCGCAACCTGGCTGCTGTTTACCTTACTTGCCGGAATAATCTCCGACCGCATTGGTCGCCGCGCCACCTATATCGTCGGCTATATCGCACAAATTATTGGCATTTGGTTGCTCTTCCCGCTGGTTTCCACCGGTGACATCTGGTTGCTTTTCGCCGCCTTGGCCATCCTCACCGTCGGTCTGGGCTTCACCTACGGCCAGCAATCTGCGTTCTACACCGAACTGTTCCCCGCGTCGGTCCGGTTCTCCGGCGTATCCGTCACCTACGCACTCGGCGCGATTCTGGGTGGCGCATTCTCCCCAATGATTGCCGCCTACCTGATTAAACAGACCGGCTCCACCGACGCCGTCACCTACTACCTCACAGCTATGGCGTTACTCGGCATGATCGCGGTCCTGTGCTTTAACAACCGCGACAACATTCCACTGGGTCCGAACCATGAAGCCGAGCAGAAAGTAAGCCCATTGCGTTTTACATCGTCACCGGTGTCCTCTGTGACGGAACAAGCCCCAGTAGCAGAAGTCACAGTCCGATAAGGGCCTGTCACTGGCCGCCACAATGAGGTGGGAGATTACTCTGCAAAGGTCTTTTCCCAGCTAAAACCTCTTGTGCGGGAACAAAAATTGCTTCTATACTTTGGGTAGGCGCTTACACCATTTGGTGTAAACCAACCCAGCCGCAGCCCCGAGATTCCTTTTAAGAATCTTGGGGTTGACGTGATTTTTCACCGAGGTGGCGGGGAATTTCGAGGCAGTGATCATCCGTATGTATCCGCAATTCTTGGATGTACGGCTGGAAAGCACTGTTCTACTGAAGCTATGCACAGTTGATACATATAGATTTTCGCGGTAGGCTTTGAGTTAGAGAAGGCAAGGACAAGGTCCCTTGTCATTGCGATAGAGAGATCTTCAGGACATGCGCGTCTGGAGGTCTTTTCTTTTTATTTTCAGTGATTTGAGGGACCCCATTAGGAATGAATGAAGCGCCAGCCTTATCTAACACCCGCACGCCCCATCCGTGCACGGCCTAGTTTTCCACGCCCAGATCACGGTGATGCATAGTGCTGCAAGTGACGCGGTGGCGAGATAGGGCTGGATGGGTTGCCACACGCCAAGCGCCCCGGAGGTGCCGAGGATGAGGAGCACAATTTTGTTGCAGACGGGGCAGGCGATGGCGAAAAGTGCGCCGGTTATACCCAGCGCTATTGGTGTTTGCTGCTTGTTGACGCCCCGTTTCGGCAGTCCTGCCCATGCGGCGGTAAGAACTGCTGTGGCTATAAGGACGGGAAGCTCCCACGGGCGCACGGGTACGTCGCGGCCGAATATGGGATTGGGGATGATGTCGGTAGGAAGCCCCAAGATGATAAAGGTGGCGGCTGCCCATATGAGGGCACGAACGAGGTTGAAGTGGGGTGTTTGGGTTCCCACATGTGTGCTGGTTTCCATGCGTGTTTTAGGGTTCCTCCCAGTTGAAGGCTGTTGTCATTATTTCTACTCGTTTGGTGAGGTCGGCGATAATGCGCCCGGTGAGTGCCGTGAGTTGTTCATCGGTGATTCCCACCCGTGCGGGAATGGTGTGGTTGACTGCAGCAAATGCCCCGTCCTCATTGTCAGCGAAATCGAGGCTGTAGTTTCCCAGAAGATTGCTGGGTTGGTTGTGGGTATCGACCCAGGCGAAAACCTCGTCGAGGTTTTTAAAGTCGTGATAGTCGTCGGGTAATTCCCAGTACAGGTGTTGAATGACGAAACAGTATTGCAGCAGTTCATTGCGCAGTTCGACGGTGAGTTCGTGTCCATTGAGGAAGGCGTAAAGGATAGGGTAGTCCGCTAACTGTTCGGAATCTACACCGTTTGCGGCGAGTGCCGCCGAGACGCGTTCAAGGGTGATGGGGGTTGGGTTCATGATTGTTCTCGAATATAGTTGGGGAATTTCTTTTCCAGTGTTTGCTGAATTTCTAGGCAGCACTGGAAGACGTAGAGCAGCATGTCGGAGATTTGTTCGTCGGTGAACTCTATGTCGATTGGCCAGTCATATGTGGTGTACACGGAGATTTCATCAGGTCTGGTCACATCGGTGAAGCATCCAGAAAGCCACCCGTCATAGTTGAGGGTGTGTACTCTGCGCCGCAGTTTTGCTTTCTTCTTCGGTTTCAGTCCAATCCAGGTCCACTGGCTTTTAAACCGCAGTAGCTTCGACTCATGGTCGATGGTGATAAAAAGGCTGGCGGTTTCGGCGGGGAGCTTTAAAGTATCAGGGCCGTGGGTTACGTGGTCGGTGTCCTCGGCTTCGAGTATTTTCTTTAGACGCTCAAGATTCATGGCTAATTCTCCTCCATGTGGCAGGGATTGGTTGCGCGCAAGAAAGTGGCGGTGACGTGCGCGTATCCCTGGATGGTCAGTGCTAGGTCTTCGAGGTGGAGGTGTTCGTCGTGGGAGTGTAACTGGCCGTGAGCGTGGCCGAGGCTTCGGCCTACAGCGTGGACGGCAAAACCATAGCCGACTCCGCCAAGTTGCCTGGCAAACCGCAGGTCGGAGCCACCGGCGGCCACCATGGGAAGCACCTGGGCCTGCGGGAAGAACGAGAGCAATGTGTTTTCCAGGCAGCGATAGAGCGGAGTGTCGGTGGGGGATAAGGTAGCGTCTTCACAGATCAGGCGCTCGACCTCAACTTTATCCGCGAGGTCGCCTAGGGCGTCGAAAAGCACGGCGTCAACGTCGTCTTGGCTGTGGCCGGGCAGTGGGCGGATATCCATTTCCAGCCATGCGTGGGAGGGGAGGACGTTGATGGCTTGGCCTGCGCGCAGCACTGTTTGGGCGATGGTCAGGTGTGACACGGCATCGCTGTAGGCGGCGAGTTCACCCAGTGTGCGGTAGCTTTCCTCATTGCCTGCTTTCAGTGCTTTAGTGGTGGCGTCATCGAAACGGAACGCGTCGACAAAGCCTTGCCAGATTTCTGAGTCAGTGACCTTTGGCTTGGCCAACGCTATTCGACGCGCGACCTCCGCGATGGTCACGATTGCGGATTCTTTGGCGTAAGGGACTGAGCCGTGGCCGGGGTCGCCGTGGACGTGGATGCGGCGCTGCGCGGCGCCTTTCTCGCCAACATAAACGATGAGCGAATCGGAGCCGTCCTGACCTAGGATGTGGGAACCGCCGGTTTCGGACAGGCAGTTTTTCCAGCTAAACGCATCCGGGTGGTGTTCTTTCAGCCACTTCGCGCCCAGTCCGCCGCGTGCTTCTTCGTCGGCAAGTGCGACGAAGTGCAGGGTGCCCGCATTCGTTTTATTGCGCGCAACTTCCCGGGTGATGGCGGCCATCGTGGCGGTGATAAACAGCATGTCAACGGTGCCGCGGCCGTAGATGATGTCGTCTTCGATCAGAGCCTCAAAGGGTGGTTTGGTCCATTTTGCTTCGTCGACGGGAACCACGTCGATGTGCCCGAGGAATGTCAGGGGTTCGGCCTCGGGGTCGGTGCCTTCGACCGTGACCACCAGCGAGGTGCGGCCCGGTTCGGGTTCGTAGCGAGTGATGGTGACTTCGTCGGCGACGTCGGCAAAGAATGCTTTCAGAGTATTAGCGTTGCGGACTTCCTGGCCGGAGCCGGGGGTGTAGTCGTTGACGCAGGCATTACGCACGAGCTGTTGGAGCAGCTTGAGGGTGTCGCGGTAGAGCGCTGTGTGGGCAAAGCTAGCGAAAGGGATGATCGTTGGCGCGTGCATGGTGTCTACTTTATTGGAAAAATTTTCAAAATTTTGCGCAAATTCGCCACCTGCTAAACGATGTTCAGCTACACTTCTTGAACGGCGCTCAAGTTTTATGGTTCTCGTGACCCGCCATTCAGCCCAAAGGAGACACCCATGACTGATATTCTCGACCTAGCCCGCACTAAGGTATTAGAGCAAGGAATTGGTTTAGCCAAGGACGAAGTGCTTCAAGTGTTGGAACTAGAAGAATCTCGTATCCCAGAACTCCTGGAGCTGGCACACCAAGTTCGCCTTAAGTGGTGCGGCGAAGAAGTAGAAGTTGAAGGCATTATTTCGCTGAAAACCGGCGGCTGCCCCGAGGACTGTCACTTCTGCTCCCAATCTGGACTATTTGAATCCCCAGTGCGCTCCGCTTGGCTGGACATTGCAGGACTGGTGGAAGCGGCAAAACAGACCCAAAAATCCGGTGCTACTGAATTCTGTATCGTCGCTGCCGTTAAAGGTCCCGATGAGCGTTTGATGGGTCAATTGGAACAAGCAGTTGCAGCCATCAAAGCCGAGGTCGATATCGAAGTTGCCGCCTCTGTTGGCATCCTCACCCAAGAACAAGTCGATCGTCTCAAGGCCGCAGGCGTGCATCGCTACAACCACAACCTCGAAACCGCCCGATCCTTCTTCCCGAATGTGGTAACCACCCACTCCTGGGAATCGCGCCGGGAAACTTTGCGTATGGTTGCCGAAGCCGGAATGGAAGTATGCTCTGGCGGTATTCTTGGTATGGGTGAAACCCTGGAACAGCGTGCCGAATTTGCCTGCGACCTTGCGGAGTTAAATCCAACGGAAGTTCCTATGAACTTCCTCGACCCGCGTCCAGGTACCCCTTTTGCTGATAAAGAGGTTATGGAAACCTCTGATGCATTGCGGGCAATTGGTGCGTTCCGCTTGGCTTTGCCTAAAACTATCCTTCGGTTCGCTGGTGGCCGCGAACTCACCCTTGGTGATCTAGGAACCGAACAAGGTTTGCTTGGCGGTATTAACGCGGTAATTGTCGGTAATTACTTGACGACGCTGGGCCGCCCAATGGAAGAAGACCTAGATATGCTTGGCAAACTCCAAATTCCGCTCAAGGTGCTCAACGCCAGCGTATAAGTGATAAGCGACGGAACCCTCTTATGTCTCAAGAACTTCTCGAAGCCTTGCTCGCCGGTGACGCACCGGTGTTCCACCCTAATACCGGCCAGGAAGTCGCCAGTGGGGAAGAGATCATCCTCTCTCCCTCTGCGAGCGCCGGCCTGGAAGCGCCCCGCTTTTGTCAGCTGTGCGGGCGACGCATGGTGGTTCAGGTGCGTCCCGACGGGTGGGATGCCCGCTGCTCACGACATGGCGAGGTTGATTCCGTGTATTTAGGGCGCCGATAACTATCATTACCTGCCGATATGGCAAGCCTTTGTTTGCTTTTCAGCACCCATTACATAGTGCTTAGATGGGTATCTAAGCACTATTTTTATTCGGTGAGGCGGAAAAATATGACTGGTGGTGCTCGATTTCACCCAAACGAGGCGCATATCGATTCTGCGGGTAAGCTCAACTGGCTTCGTGCTGGTGTGCTCGGGGCTAACGACGGCATCGTATCTGTCTCATGCATTCTATTAGGCATCATCGCCGCTGGTGGGCAGCGCCAAGAAATCATGCTTGTGGCTATTGCTGCCATTGTCTCTGGTGCGGTATCTATGGCGCTGGGTGAATACGTCTCGGTATCTGCTCAGCGGGATTCAGAGCGATTTTTCATAGCGAAAGAAACCGAAGAACTTAAGACCATGCCGGAAGAAGAGCATGAAGAATTAGTGGCGATTCTGTGCGGCTATGGTATTGCTGCCGAAACTGCGCATGCGGCCGCACGCCAGATTCACGCAGCTAACCCGCTTCATGCACATTTGCGGCTGGAGTTAGGGATTGATCCAGAAGAACTCACTAACCCGTGGGCGGCGGCACTTTCTTCCGCTATTTCCTTTATCGTTGGTGCACTTCTACCTAGCATCGCCGCTTTGGTTTTCGGTGCTGGGATAGTTGCAGTGGTCACGCTTATGACGTTGGCGCTCACGGGTTTTATCTCTGCAAAACTATCCGGTACATCAACGTCGCGCGCGATGCTGCGTTTGGTGATTGGTGGCGCTTTAGGGCTCACAATCACCTATGGTGCCGGGGTGCTGTTTGGTATTTCTGGTTAGTAAGTGTAGGCATTGCACACGACGAAGCTGAGGGTATTTGAGTAGGCTGGGCACAAAGAGCTCGTTAGCTAGTGTAGAAGTGCTAACAAATTCGGGGATTCTTAAGGTCGTGCGGTGGGAGGTGGCTGCGATGGCAGGCCGAACTAGGCCAGCTCAGTTTTTCCTGTGTATTTCGCTTGCAGTTTCCTTTTTCGCATTTTTGGTTCCGGTTCTTTTTACTGAGCTTTTTCCGGGCACCGTTGCAGGTTTCGTTGTGGTTACCCTTCCGCTCGGTTTGATTGCAACAGCCTTGGGCTATTGGGCCCGCAGCATTAATGCCATGTGGTTTGGTCTGGTGGCGGGGCTTTCACCGGTCTTTTTTGGATGGCTATATTTTATTTTGGGCGTTAGCCAATAAGATTTATTGATGTGACATATTTTCCTGAGTCTCCACTGGCTGATCAGTTTATCGATCCGATCCATAAGATGGCGCACGAATCCGCATTACGATCAATTGGTCGTGTGGTTACGGAAACGGTAACTCCGACTCCGCCGGGGCAGGCATTGCCTGCTATCGTTCACCAGCTACGTTCCGGCGGCGTATTGGTGCTTACTGGTGCGGGTGTGTCAACAGACTCGGGTATTCCAGACTATCGGGGTGCGCAGGGGTCCTTAAAGCGTCACCGACCAATGACGTATCAGGAATTTCGGTTTGATCCTCAGGCATTAAAACGGTATTGGGCGCGGTCATTTATTGGGTGGCGCTATATCGATCGTGCGCAACCTAACGCGGTGCATGGCTATATCGCGGA
The nucleotide sequence above comes from Corynebacterium mustelae. Encoded proteins:
- a CDS encoding MFS transporter produces the protein MTQLQTRREDTRVAAATIIGTAIEWYDFFLYAAAAGLVFNKTFFATGDGAVATILSFLTVGLSFLFRPLGAFLAGHFGDRIGRRKVLMITLVGMGVATTLIGLLPTYATIGIAAPLILIALRIVQGISAGGEWGGAVLMAVEHAPAGRRGLFGAFPQIGVPIGLLMSSGMMALMTTIAPGEAFLEWGWRVPFLFSFVLIFIGHYIRHGVAESPVFAEIAERKEVTKNPLGKMLRYNFVVVFLAALVFAGNGASGYMTTGGFIQNFATNPDGPIGLERGPVLLAVTGSAATWLLFTLLAGIISDRIGRRATYIVGYIAQIIGIWLLFPLVSTGDIWLLFAALAILTVGLGFTYGQQSAFYTELFPASVRFSGVSVTYALGAILGGAFSPMIAAYLIKQTGSTDAVTYYLTAMALLGMIAVLCFNNRDNIPLGPNHEAEQKVSPLRFTSSPVSSVTEQAPVAEVTVR
- a CDS encoding YbjN domain-containing protein, whose protein sequence is MNLERLKKILEAEDTDHVTHGPDTLKLPAETASLFITIDHESKLLRFKSQWTWIGLKPKKKAKLRRRVHTLNYDGWLSGCFTDVTRPDEISVYTTYDWPIDIEFTDEQISDMLLYVFQCCLEIQQTLEKKFPNYIREQS
- a CDS encoding M20/M25/M40 family metallo-hydrolase, which translates into the protein MHAPTIIPFASFAHTALYRDTLKLLQQLVRNACVNDYTPGSGQEVRNANTLKAFFADVADEVTITRYEPEPGRTSLVVTVEGTDPEAEPLTFLGHIDVVPVDEAKWTKPPFEALIEDDIIYGRGTVDMLFITATMAAITREVARNKTNAGTLHFVALADEEARGGLGAKWLKEHHPDAFSWKNCLSETGGSHILGQDGSDSLIVYVGEKGAAQRRIHVHGDPGHGSVPYAKESAIVTIAEVARRIALAKPKVTDSEIWQGFVDAFRFDDATTKALKAGNEESYRTLGELAAYSDAVSHLTIAQTVLRAGQAINVLPSHAWLEMDIRPLPGHSQDDVDAVLFDALGDLADKVEVERLICEDATLSPTDTPLYRCLENTLLSFFPQAQVLPMVAAGGSDLRFARQLGGVGYGFAVHAVGRSLGHAHGQLHSHDEHLHLEDLALTIQGYAHVTATFLRATNPCHMEEN
- the bioB gene encoding biotin synthase BioB, which translates into the protein MTDILDLARTKVLEQGIGLAKDEVLQVLELEESRIPELLELAHQVRLKWCGEEVEVEGIISLKTGGCPEDCHFCSQSGLFESPVRSAWLDIAGLVEAAKQTQKSGATEFCIVAAVKGPDERLMGQLEQAVAAIKAEVDIEVAASVGILTQEQVDRLKAAGVHRYNHNLETARSFFPNVVTTHSWESRRETLRMVAEAGMEVCSGGILGMGETLEQRAEFACDLAELNPTEVPMNFLDPRPGTPFADKEVMETSDALRAIGAFRLALPKTILRFAGGRELTLGDLGTEQGLLGGINAVIVGNYLTTLGRPMEEDLDMLGKLQIPLKVLNASV
- the bsaP gene encoding biotin synthase auxiliary protein BsaP, which codes for MSQELLEALLAGDAPVFHPNTGQEVASGEEIILSPSASAGLEAPRFCQLCGRRMVVQVRPDGWDARCSRHGEVDSVYLGRR
- a CDS encoding VIT1/CCC1 transporter family protein, whose amino-acid sequence is MTGGARFHPNEAHIDSAGKLNWLRAGVLGANDGIVSVSCILLGIIAAGGQRQEIMLVAIAAIVSGAVSMALGEYVSVSAQRDSERFFIAKETEELKTMPEEEHEELVAILCGYGIAAETAHAAARQIHAANPLHAHLRLELGIDPEELTNPWAAALSSAISFIVGALLPSIAALVFGAGIVAVVTLMTLALTGFISAKLSGTSTSRAMLRLVIGGALGLTITYGAGVLFGISG